In Drosophila pseudoobscura strain MV-25-SWS-2005 chromosome 4, UCI_Dpse_MV25, whole genome shotgun sequence, the following proteins share a genomic window:
- the Cdk1 gene encoding cyclin-dependent kinase 1 — MEEFEKIEKIGEGTYGVVYKGRNRITGQIVAMKKIRLESDDEGVPSTAIREISLLKELKHSNIVSLEDVLMEENRIYLIFEFLSMDLKKYMDSLPPEKLMDSKLVRSYLFQITSAILFCHRRRVLHRDLKPQNLLIDKNGIIKVADFGLGRSFGIPVRIYTHEIVTLWYRAPEVLLGSPRYSCPVDIWSIGCIFAEMATRKPLFQGDSEIDQLFRMFRILKTPTEDIWPGVTSLPDYKNTFPCWSTNQLTNQLKNLDDNGVNLIQRMLIYDPIHRISAQDILMHPYFQGFEAGLISS, encoded by the exons ATGGAAGAATTTGAGAAAATTGAGAAGATTGGTGAGGGCACGTACGGTGTTGTTTATAAAGGCCGCAACCGAATCACGGGCCAAATTGTAGCAATGAAAAAAATTCGCTTGGAGTCTGACGACGAAGGCGTACCGTCAACTGCGATCAG AGAAATTTCTTTGCTTAAAGAACTAAAACATTCAAATATCGTCAGTTTGGAAGATGTATTAATGGAGGAAAACCGCATTTACTtgatatttgaatttttatcaATGGATCTAAAGAAATATATGGACTCGTTACCACCAGAGAAACTTATGGATAGTAAACTTGTGCGAAGCTATTTGTTTCAGATAACAAGCGCTATTTTATTCTGCCATCGTCGTAGAGTATTGCATCGGGATTTGAAACCTCAAAATTTACTGATTGACAAAAATGGCATAATTAAAGTTGCCGACTTTGGACTGGGAAGATCTTTTGGCATTCCTGTCCGCATATACACTCATGAAATTGTGACTCTGTGGTACAGAGCACCCGAGGTATTACTCGGCTCTCCCCGATATTCATGTCCCGTCGACATATGGTCAATCGGATGCATTTTTGCCGAAATGGCAACACGAAAACCGCTTTTCCAAGGAGACTCTGAAATCGATCAATTATTCAGAATGTTCAg AATTCTCAAAACTCCAACTGAAGACATCTGGCCGGGCGTAACTTCGCTTCCCGattataaaaatacttttcctTGCTGGTCAACAAATCAATTAACAAACCAGCTAAAAAATCTTGATGACAATGGTGTAAACCTCATTCAAAGAATGCTAATCTATGATCCAATACATCGTATATCAGCCCAAGATATTTTGATGCATCCATATTTTCAAGGGTTTGAAGCAGGTTTAATATCTAGTTAA